One window from the genome of bacterium encodes:
- a CDS encoding cytidine/deoxycytidylate deaminase family protein, protein MKTRPSWDTYFMEIAHLVAKRSTCLRRQVGAVIVKDKYILSTGYNGAPTGLKHCDEIGCLRDKMQIPSGERHELCRGLHAEQNAIIQSALHGMGINGASLYCTHQPCILCVKMLINAGIKKIVYEGAYPDELAMNLLKEANIDVVKNNK, encoded by the coding sequence ATGAAAACAAGACCGTCATGGGATACATATTTTATGGAAATTGCTCACTTGGTTGCGAAACGCTCGACCTGTCTGAGAAGGCAGGTGGGCGCCGTTATCGTTAAAGATAAGTATATTTTATCTACCGGTTATAATGGTGCTCCGACAGGACTAAAACATTGTGATGAAATAGGTTGTCTGCGGGATAAAATGCAAATTCCCTCTGGAGAACGACATGAACTCTGCCGGGGATTACATGCTGAACAAAATGCTATTATTCAATCTGCATTACATGGAATGGGTATTAATGGAGCATCACTTTATTGCACCCATCAACCTTGTATTTTATGTGTTAAAATGTTAATTAATGCTGGAATTAAAAAGATAGTCTATGAAGGTGCGTATCCGGATGAGTTAGCAATGAATCTCTTAAAAGAGGCAAATATTGATGTTGTTAAAAATAATAAGTAA